The Euphorbia lathyris chromosome 3, ddEupLath1.1, whole genome shotgun sequence genome contains a region encoding:
- the LOC136223134 gene encoding sister chromatid cohesion protein PDS5 homolog D-like isoform X1, which yields MVPNEIELEEELKEVGNRLLDPPSSVHDLLNLLDKLEHFLINVDQAPSRSMKDALLPPMKALISDALLRNSDVDVKVSVASCLSEITRITAPNAPYSDDHMKEIFQLIVESMEKLSHVSSRSCTKAVSILETIAKVRLCLVMLDLELDELIMKMFQHFLQIIRSNHSHTVFLAMETIMTLIIDESDNISMGLLTSLLASVRKDNQSVSPIAWKLGEKVITNCAAKIKPYLKEVLQSENIAKDDYASVVASLYGDKSHNFEHDRSNGSGDHLVTERLSSAASPGEVFQAVDGISNSLSNTSGSTRDVANNIQNNSSKILEHCSVIQKSENTDAIGTADPAINLEREPGTIPQKRGRKPNSLMNPEEGYDHSWISKGRKTAKLSSGRKSRNKGIDVQSENIVTKKESLSLAHVTELVELMPKTDGVSGESQPKGQPKRTSTDTSSLRLDEEEALNTEHEKTPSEDEVNLRKLSEGRSNEEIKQDKRSRKIQCAAKTSEEISLPSEYLSDGKAQFLRGLEGKPLLKSAKRGLTNINTDVSLAQTDIRKTKVARGISDVDVTEASSVRKIKSFDRDGSSKKEISKTNLKKKRTPRKEVLPPARDIGPELVGSRVRIWWPLDSTFYKAVVESYDHIKKKHRVLYADGDEEILNLKKERWELIGDDILCDKEEVKADSSSDKPKKAKGTVKSVLAQQLKVDAKRSGSTSISKRKARKSDSKYSGSSTGVVDKTRNDWAKPGTNLEGGSKLKIKSGVITEQITPENSSCSDEANSKGSNECCDVVKPSRSEEEKEVRF from the exons ATGGTTCCTAATGAAATTGAGCTTGAGGAGGAGCTTAAGGAGGTTGGAAATAGACTCCTAGACCCTCCATCATCTGTTCATGACCTTCTTAATTTGCTTGAT AAACTAGAGCATTTCCTCATCAATGTGGATCAAGCACCATCAAGATCAATGAAAGATGCACTTCTACCCCCAATGAAGGCCTTGATCTCCGATGCTCTTTTGAGGAACTCAGATGTAGACGTGAAGGTTTCAGTTGCATCTTGTCTTAGTGAGATTACAAGAATAACAGCACCTAATGCTCCTTATAGTGATGACCATATGAAG GAAATTTTTCAATTGATTGTAGAATCCATGGAAAAGTTGTCCCATGTGTCAAGTCGCTCTTGCACAAAGGCTGTTTCAATTCTTGAGACCATTGCAAAGGTCCGGTTGTGCTTGGTAATGTTGGACTTGGAGTTGGATGAACTAATTATGAAGATGTTCCAACACTTCTTGCAGATCATAAG GTCCAACCATTCACATACAGTATTTTTGGCTATGGAAACAATAATGACCCTTATCATAGATGAAAGTGATAATATATCAATGGGTCTCCTCACTTCTCTTTTGGCCAGTGTTAGAAAAGATAATCAG AGTGTTTCTCCTATTGCATGGAAGCTCGGAGAAAAAGTTATCACTAATTGTGCTGCTAAAATCAAACCCTATCTCAAGGAAGTATTGCAATCTGAAAACATAGCCAAAGATGATTATGCTTCGGTAGTTGCATCTTTATATGGGGACAAGTCTCATAATTTTGAGCATGATCGTAGCAATGGTTCTGGGGACCATTTG GTAACAGAGAGGCTATCAAGTGCTGCTTCTCCTGGAGAAGTCTTCCAAGCTGTCGACGGTATTTCCAACTCATTAAGTAATACAAGTGGCTCAACTAGAGATGTTGCCAATAACATACAAAATAACTCCTCAAAGATACTGGAACATTGTTCTGTTATCCAGAAGAGTGAAAATACAGATGCGATTGGTACTGCTGATCCTGCAATCAACTTGGAAAGAGAGCCAGGAACTATTCCACAGAAAAGGGGGAGGAAACCTAATTCCTTGATGAATCCAGAAGAAGGCTATGATCATTCTTGGATTTctaaaggaaggaaaacggCAAAACTATCTTCTGGGAGAAAGTCTCGTAACAAGGGAATCGATGTGCAGTCAGAAAATATAGTTACTAAGAAAGAAAGTCTATCATTAGCACATGTAACAGAACTTGTTGAATTAATGCCAAAAACTGATGGTGTGTCAGGTGAAAGTCAGCCTAAAGGCCAGCCAAAGAGAACTTCTACGGATACTAGTTCCTTAAGATTAGATGAGGAAGAAGCACTGAATACTGAACATGAGAAAACTCCATCTGAAGATgaagttaatttgagaaaacTGTCTGAAGGAAGAAGTAATGAAGAAATAAAGCAAGACAAGCGCTCAAGAAAGATACAATGTGCTGCAAAGACTTCTGAGGAGATATCTCTTCCTTCTGAATATCTTTCGGATGGGAAAGCTCAATTCCTTCGTGGATTGGAGGGAAAACCACTGCTTAAATCAGCCAAGAGAGGATTAACGAACATCAACACTGATGTCTCACTGGCCCAAACAGATATTAGGAAAACAAAGGTGGCAAGGGGTATTTCAGATGTTGATGTTACTGAAGCATCTAGTGTCAGG aaaatcaaatcatttgataGAGATGGGAGTTCCAAGAAAGAAATCTCTAAAACAAATCTCAAAAAGAAGCGTACACCAAGGAAGGAAGTG CTGCCTCCAGCTCGTGATATTGGTCCTGAATTGGTTGGTAGCAGAGTTAGAATATGGTGGCCGTTGGACAGCAC GTTTTATAAAGCAGTCGTCGAGTCCTATGACCATATCAAGAAAAAGCACAGG gtGCTGTATGCTGATGGAGACGAAGAGATATTAAATCTCAAGAAAGAACGGTGGGAACTAATTGGAGATGATATTTTGTGTGACAAA GAGGAGGTTAAAGCTGATTCTTCATCTGATAA ACCAAAAAAGGCAAAGGGAACAGTTAAATCGGTATTGGCCCAACAACTGAAGGTCGATGCGAAAAG GAGTGGATCTACAAGCATTTCCAAGAGAAAAGCTAGAAAATCTGATAGTAAATATAGTGGCAGCAGTACTGGTGTTGTTGACAAAACTAGAAACGATTGGGCCAAGCCTGGCACCAATTTAGAAGGTGGCAGTAAATTGAAGATAAAAAGTGGAGTGATTACAGAGCAGATAACACCAGAGAATTCAAGTTGTTCTGATGAGGCAAATTCGAAAGGCAGTAATGAATGTTGTGACGTAGTGAAACCTAGTAGAAGTGAGGAAGAGAAGGAAGTAAGATTTTAG
- the LOC136223134 gene encoding sister chromatid cohesion protein PDS5 homolog D-like isoform X2 — MKDALLPPMKALISDALLRNSDVDVKVSVASCLSEITRITAPNAPYSDDHMKEIFQLIVESMEKLSHVSSRSCTKAVSILETIAKVRLCLVMLDLELDELIMKMFQHFLQIIRSNHSHTVFLAMETIMTLIIDESDNISMGLLTSLLASVRKDNQSVSPIAWKLGEKVITNCAAKIKPYLKEVLQSENIAKDDYASVVASLYGDKSHNFEHDRSNGSGDHLVTERLSSAASPGEVFQAVDGISNSLSNTSGSTRDVANNIQNNSSKILEHCSVIQKSENTDAIGTADPAINLEREPGTIPQKRGRKPNSLMNPEEGYDHSWISKGRKTAKLSSGRKSRNKGIDVQSENIVTKKESLSLAHVTELVELMPKTDGVSGESQPKGQPKRTSTDTSSLRLDEEEALNTEHEKTPSEDEVNLRKLSEGRSNEEIKQDKRSRKIQCAAKTSEEISLPSEYLSDGKAQFLRGLEGKPLLKSAKRGLTNINTDVSLAQTDIRKTKVARGISDVDVTEASSVRKIKSFDRDGSSKKEISKTNLKKKRTPRKEVLPPARDIGPELVGSRVRIWWPLDSTFYKAVVESYDHIKKKHRVLYADGDEEILNLKKERWELIGDDILCDKEEVKADSSSDKPKKAKGTVKSVLAQQLKVDAKRSGSTSISKRKARKSDSKYSGSSTGVVDKTRNDWAKPGTNLEGGSKLKIKSGVITEQITPENSSCSDEANSKGSNECCDVVKPSRSEEEKEVRF, encoded by the exons ATGAAAGATGCACTTCTACCCCCAATGAAGGCCTTGATCTCCGATGCTCTTTTGAGGAACTCAGATGTAGACGTGAAGGTTTCAGTTGCATCTTGTCTTAGTGAGATTACAAGAATAACAGCACCTAATGCTCCTTATAGTGATGACCATATGAAG GAAATTTTTCAATTGATTGTAGAATCCATGGAAAAGTTGTCCCATGTGTCAAGTCGCTCTTGCACAAAGGCTGTTTCAATTCTTGAGACCATTGCAAAGGTCCGGTTGTGCTTGGTAATGTTGGACTTGGAGTTGGATGAACTAATTATGAAGATGTTCCAACACTTCTTGCAGATCATAAG GTCCAACCATTCACATACAGTATTTTTGGCTATGGAAACAATAATGACCCTTATCATAGATGAAAGTGATAATATATCAATGGGTCTCCTCACTTCTCTTTTGGCCAGTGTTAGAAAAGATAATCAG AGTGTTTCTCCTATTGCATGGAAGCTCGGAGAAAAAGTTATCACTAATTGTGCTGCTAAAATCAAACCCTATCTCAAGGAAGTATTGCAATCTGAAAACATAGCCAAAGATGATTATGCTTCGGTAGTTGCATCTTTATATGGGGACAAGTCTCATAATTTTGAGCATGATCGTAGCAATGGTTCTGGGGACCATTTG GTAACAGAGAGGCTATCAAGTGCTGCTTCTCCTGGAGAAGTCTTCCAAGCTGTCGACGGTATTTCCAACTCATTAAGTAATACAAGTGGCTCAACTAGAGATGTTGCCAATAACATACAAAATAACTCCTCAAAGATACTGGAACATTGTTCTGTTATCCAGAAGAGTGAAAATACAGATGCGATTGGTACTGCTGATCCTGCAATCAACTTGGAAAGAGAGCCAGGAACTATTCCACAGAAAAGGGGGAGGAAACCTAATTCCTTGATGAATCCAGAAGAAGGCTATGATCATTCTTGGATTTctaaaggaaggaaaacggCAAAACTATCTTCTGGGAGAAAGTCTCGTAACAAGGGAATCGATGTGCAGTCAGAAAATATAGTTACTAAGAAAGAAAGTCTATCATTAGCACATGTAACAGAACTTGTTGAATTAATGCCAAAAACTGATGGTGTGTCAGGTGAAAGTCAGCCTAAAGGCCAGCCAAAGAGAACTTCTACGGATACTAGTTCCTTAAGATTAGATGAGGAAGAAGCACTGAATACTGAACATGAGAAAACTCCATCTGAAGATgaagttaatttgagaaaacTGTCTGAAGGAAGAAGTAATGAAGAAATAAAGCAAGACAAGCGCTCAAGAAAGATACAATGTGCTGCAAAGACTTCTGAGGAGATATCTCTTCCTTCTGAATATCTTTCGGATGGGAAAGCTCAATTCCTTCGTGGATTGGAGGGAAAACCACTGCTTAAATCAGCCAAGAGAGGATTAACGAACATCAACACTGATGTCTCACTGGCCCAAACAGATATTAGGAAAACAAAGGTGGCAAGGGGTATTTCAGATGTTGATGTTACTGAAGCATCTAGTGTCAGG aaaatcaaatcatttgataGAGATGGGAGTTCCAAGAAAGAAATCTCTAAAACAAATCTCAAAAAGAAGCGTACACCAAGGAAGGAAGTG CTGCCTCCAGCTCGTGATATTGGTCCTGAATTGGTTGGTAGCAGAGTTAGAATATGGTGGCCGTTGGACAGCAC GTTTTATAAAGCAGTCGTCGAGTCCTATGACCATATCAAGAAAAAGCACAGG gtGCTGTATGCTGATGGAGACGAAGAGATATTAAATCTCAAGAAAGAACGGTGGGAACTAATTGGAGATGATATTTTGTGTGACAAA GAGGAGGTTAAAGCTGATTCTTCATCTGATAA ACCAAAAAAGGCAAAGGGAACAGTTAAATCGGTATTGGCCCAACAACTGAAGGTCGATGCGAAAAG GAGTGGATCTACAAGCATTTCCAAGAGAAAAGCTAGAAAATCTGATAGTAAATATAGTGGCAGCAGTACTGGTGTTGTTGACAAAACTAGAAACGATTGGGCCAAGCCTGGCACCAATTTAGAAGGTGGCAGTAAATTGAAGATAAAAAGTGGAGTGATTACAGAGCAGATAACACCAGAGAATTCAAGTTGTTCTGATGAGGCAAATTCGAAAGGCAGTAATGAATGTTGTGACGTAGTGAAACCTAGTAGAAGTGAGGAAGAGAAGGAAGTAAGATTTTAG